Proteins encoded within one genomic window of Amycolatopsis sp. 2-15:
- a CDS encoding DeoR/GlpR family DNA-binding transcription regulator translates to MRGNPRHERILERLRRDGRVDVGELAGELDTSEVTIRRDLDSLAEQGTLRRVRGGAVSLLMRGEELPFTLREVESAAAKDRIAAVVGGLVRDGEAVVVDSGTSGLAVARVLAGRRLTVMPLALPSATVLAAGSSVNLLLPGGTTRFGEGSMVGPIAEAALAALRFDTFVLTCCGLSPDDGVTAHDLQDAAVKRAAKRSSRRTVLIAESAKFSRTALATVCGMADVDVLVTDAEAPSEALDRFRQAGVEVRVA, encoded by the coding sequence ATGCGAGGCAACCCGCGGCACGAACGCATCCTCGAGCGGCTCCGGCGCGACGGCCGCGTCGATGTCGGCGAATTGGCCGGCGAGCTGGACACGTCGGAGGTGACCATCCGGCGCGACCTCGACTCGCTGGCCGAGCAGGGCACGCTGCGCCGCGTGCGAGGTGGCGCGGTGAGCCTGCTGATGCGCGGCGAGGAGCTGCCGTTCACGCTGCGCGAGGTGGAGTCCGCGGCGGCGAAGGATCGGATCGCGGCCGTGGTGGGCGGCCTGGTGCGCGACGGCGAGGCCGTGGTCGTCGACAGCGGCACGAGCGGGCTCGCGGTCGCCCGCGTCCTTGCCGGCCGGCGCCTGACCGTGATGCCGCTCGCGCTGCCGAGCGCGACGGTACTGGCGGCCGGCTCGTCGGTGAACCTGCTGCTGCCCGGCGGAACCACCCGTTTCGGCGAGGGCTCGATGGTCGGCCCGATCGCCGAGGCCGCGCTCGCCGCGCTGCGGTTCGACACGTTCGTGCTCACGTGCTGCGGCCTGTCGCCCGACGACGGGGTGACGGCCCACGACTTGCAGGACGCCGCGGTGAAGCGCGCTGCGAAGCGGTCTTCGCGGCGCACGGTGCTGATTGCCGAGAGCGCCAAGTTCTCGCGCACCGCTTTGGCGACCGTGTGCGGGATGGCGGACGTGGACGTGCTGGTCACCGACGCCGAGGCGCCTTCGGAAGCACTGGACCGGTTTCGCCAAGCCGGTGTCGAGGTCCGGGTGGCGTGA
- a CDS encoding TetR/AcrR family transcriptional regulator: MTAPRSRRERPAKPALTRAGIITAALAILRAEGLSRLTMRRLAHELDTGAASLYVYVRNTVELHAAVLDELLAEVEPAPAAGTWAERLEAVLGSYTVVLFRYPGLAQSALVARPRGDNYLRLVDTLLALLAEGEVPGEQAAWGVDLLLQLATATAAEHADERPEDRDEWQALAAVIHDASPEKYPHLAAAGSDLLSGAPGQRLSWAFRALIAGIAATPRT, encoded by the coding sequence ATGACCGCACCACGCAGCCGCCGGGAACGTCCGGCCAAGCCGGCCCTGACCAGGGCCGGGATCATCACCGCCGCGCTTGCGATCCTGCGGGCCGAGGGTCTGTCCCGGCTGACGATGCGCCGGCTCGCGCATGAGCTCGACACCGGAGCGGCGTCGCTGTACGTCTACGTCCGCAACACCGTGGAGCTCCACGCGGCGGTGCTCGACGAGCTGCTCGCCGAAGTGGAGCCGGCTCCCGCGGCCGGGACGTGGGCGGAGCGGCTCGAAGCGGTGCTCGGCTCGTACACGGTGGTGCTGTTCCGCTATCCCGGGCTGGCGCAGTCGGCGCTCGTGGCTCGCCCTCGCGGGGACAACTACCTGCGGCTGGTGGACACGCTGCTCGCGTTGCTGGCCGAGGGCGAGGTGCCGGGCGAGCAGGCGGCGTGGGGCGTCGACCTCCTGCTCCAGCTGGCCACGGCGACCGCGGCCGAACACGCCGACGAGCGCCCCGAGGACCGCGACGAATGGCAGGCCCTGGCGGCCGTCATCCACGACGCGTCACCCGAGAAGTACCCACACCTGGCCGCGGCCGGGTCCGACTTGCTGTCCGGCGCGCCCGGGCAGCGGC